The following coding sequences are from one Pelagovum sp. HNIBRBA483 window:
- a CDS encoding LysR substrate-binding domain-containing protein, with protein sequence MQELWKILPSPRHLSVFEAAGRLGSFTAAAQELNVQQPAVSAAIRQLEEAMGVLLFNRTHRKVTLTDAGRRLHADVTRAFEDVLRSVRQVRQYGRSDHVTLNASSAFAYYWMMPRLQELHRDHPQIDLRLQSSDHEPDIDAENISLAVRRGQGDWPDVHAAKIADEVIFPIASPLVMASARNLRSVPNLLHERLIHLEEPIRARPTWRQWFAHHDVHNREPVAGLRLNDYALVLQAAIAGEGFAFGWQHVTRGLIRQGLLAARPEWAWRTGAGFYLVWSKTRPLIPQAEAVRDWIIAQAQSEMREIESS encoded by the coding sequence ATGCAAGAGCTTTGGAAAATCCTCCCCTCGCCGCGCCACTTGAGCGTCTTTGAAGCCGCAGGAAGGCTCGGTTCCTTCACCGCTGCAGCGCAAGAGTTGAATGTACAGCAACCCGCCGTCAGCGCCGCGATCCGCCAGTTGGAGGAGGCAATGGGCGTTCTTCTGTTCAACCGAACGCATCGCAAGGTCACGCTGACCGATGCAGGCCGCCGCCTCCACGCCGATGTCACCCGCGCGTTCGAGGATGTGCTCCGTTCGGTGCGGCAGGTCCGGCAATACGGGCGCAGCGATCACGTCACGCTCAATGCGTCATCCGCTTTTGCATATTACTGGATGATGCCTCGCTTGCAGGAACTGCACCGCGATCACCCCCAGATCGACCTCCGCCTCCAGTCCAGCGACCACGAGCCGGACATCGACGCCGAGAACATCAGCCTCGCCGTCCGGCGGGGGCAGGGGGATTGGCCCGACGTGCACGCCGCCAAAATCGCGGATGAGGTGATCTTCCCGATCGCCAGCCCCCTCGTCATGGCCTCCGCCCGCAACCTCCGTTCCGTGCCGAACTTGCTCCACGAGCGCTTGATCCACCTCGAAGAACCGATCCGCGCGCGCCCCACATGGCGGCAATGGTTCGCCCATCACGATGTGCACAACCGCGAGCCGGTCGCGGGTTTGCGGCTCAATGATTACGCGCTGGTCCTGCAAGCCGCCATCGCGGGGGAGGGTTTCGCCTTCGGTTGGCAGCACGTCACCCGCGGCTTGATCCGGCAGGGCCTCCTCGCCGCGCGGCCCGAATGGGCGTGGCGCACTGGCGCAGGTTTCTACCTCGTCTGGTCCAAGACGCGGCCGCTCATTCCACAGGCGGAAGCCGTGCGCGATTGGATCATCGCACAGGCGCAGTCAGAGATGCGCGAGATCGAAAGCAGTTAG
- a CDS encoding P-loop NTPase: MSLTRETVISELEKVALPDGGTLVSRDFVRALSIEGGVVRFVIEAPSPELAAKMEPVRQLSEQIVRAIHGVESVSVVLTAHSAPAASKPAAAPSGGAGAPPSLKVGRHPTPQAGPAPVAGVDRILAIGSGKGGVGKSTVSTNLAVALAREGRRVGLLDADIYGPSLPKMMGVSGRPSSPDGKLINPLHAHGVTVMSIGLMVDAEKAVVWRGPMLMGALQQMLSQVQWGELDVLLVDLPPGTGDVQLTLCQKAHVTGAIVVSTPQDVALIDARKALDMFRTLNTPVLGMIENMSTFHCPHCGEETQIFGHGGVAHEAEALGLPLLGALPIDLDTRLAGDSGAPVATGEGPVADAYRQLAKGLVAAGMA, from the coding sequence ATGTCTCTCACTCGCGAAACCGTGATCTCCGAACTCGAAAAAGTAGCGCTCCCCGATGGTGGAACGCTCGTCTCGCGGGACTTCGTTCGCGCCCTCTCAATCGAGGGTGGAGTGGTCCGCTTCGTGATCGAGGCGCCCTCGCCGGAGCTGGCTGCCAAAATGGAGCCGGTGCGCCAGTTGTCCGAGCAGATCGTGCGGGCGATTCACGGCGTCGAGTCGGTTTCTGTCGTGCTCACGGCCCATAGCGCGCCCGCTGCGTCCAAGCCCGCCGCCGCGCCTTCCGGTGGCGCGGGTGCGCCGCCATCGCTGAAGGTTGGCCGCCACCCCACGCCGCAAGCAGGCCCGGCGCCTGTCGCGGGTGTGGATCGCATCCTTGCAATCGGGTCCGGTAAGGGAGGTGTGGGCAAGTCCACCGTCTCCACCAATCTCGCTGTCGCGCTGGCGCGTGAAGGGCGGCGCGTCGGGCTTCTCGACGCCGATATATATGGCCCGTCATTGCCCAAGATGATGGGTGTCTCCGGTCGGCCTTCATCGCCCGACGGTAAATTGATCAATCCGCTACACGCGCATGGCGTCACCGTGATGTCGATTGGCCTGATGGTCGACGCCGAAAAAGCCGTTGTCTGGCGCGGCCCGATGCTCATGGGCGCGCTGCAACAAATGCTGTCTCAGGTGCAATGGGGCGAGCTGGACGTTCTTCTCGTCGATCTGCCCCCCGGTACGGGCGATGTGCAACTGACCCTCTGCCAAAAAGCGCATGTGACCGGCGCTATTGTCGTCTCGACCCCGCAAGACGTGGCCCTGATAGACGCCCGGAAGGCGCTCGATATGTTCCGCACGCTCAACACGCCGGTTCTTGGCATGATCGAGAATATGTCGACATTCCATTGTCCGCATTGCGGGGAGGAGACACAAATCTTCGGTCACGGTGGCGTCGCACATGAGGCCGAGGCGCTTGGCCTGCCGCTCTTGGGTGCTTTGCCGATTGACCTTGATACCCGTCTCGCTGGCGACAGCGGTGCGCCCGTCGCAACGGGCGAAGGGCCGGTGGCCGATGCTTACCGGCAACTGGCCAAGGGTCTTGTCGCGGCAGGTATGGCTTGA
- a CDS encoding DUF1127 domain-containing protein: MAYANDIRIASGFNLVERFATLRASIADRLAKRAVYLRTLNELEALNDRDLADLGIARSNIQSLAKEAAYGV, from the coding sequence ATGGCATACGCAAACGACATCCGCATCGCCTCTGGTTTCAACCTCGTTGAGCGCTTCGCTACGCTCCGTGCATCCATCGCAGACCGCCTCGCAAAGCGCGCTGTGTACCTGCGCACGCTGAACGAACTGGAAGCACTTAACGACCGTGATCTGGCCGATCTGGGCATCGCCCGCTCGAACATCCAGTCGCTGGCAAAAGAAGCCGCCTACGGCGTGTAA
- a CDS encoding SDR family oxidoreductase has translation MIQIALITGASRGLGAALAEALAPTHHIIAVAKTVGALEELDDRIKAAGGQATLAPMDITVEAAMQQLCRSIFDRWGKLDLWVHTAVHAGPLAPAGHLADKDFDKSMDTNVKATARLIAYAAPLIGESGRAIFFDDPRGGQAFFGHYGSSKAAQVALARSWQAESAKTGPHVRILTPEPMPTAVRARFFPGEARDDLADPRDEAARLLPQILA, from the coding sequence ATGATACAGATTGCCCTGATTACTGGCGCCAGCCGCGGGCTGGGTGCCGCTCTTGCAGAGGCGCTTGCGCCGACCCATCACATTATCGCTGTTGCCAAGACGGTCGGCGCGCTCGAAGAGCTGGACGACCGGATCAAGGCCGCTGGCGGGCAAGCGACGCTCGCACCGATGGACATCACGGTAGAAGCGGCGATGCAGCAGCTCTGCCGTTCGATCTTTGATCGTTGGGGAAAGCTGGACCTGTGGGTGCATACCGCGGTGCATGCAGGGCCGTTGGCCCCTGCAGGGCATCTGGCAGATAAGGACTTCGACAAGTCGATGGATACCAACGTCAAGGCGACGGCGCGGCTGATCGCCTATGCCGCGCCGCTGATTGGCGAGAGCGGGCGGGCGATCTTCTTTGACGATCCACGCGGCGGGCAGGCGTTTTTCGGCCATTACGGAAGCTCGAAAGCGGCGCAGGTTGCGCTGGCGCGCAGCTGGCAGGCGGAAAGCGCCAAGACGGGGCCGCATGTGCGGATCTTGACACCGGAACCGATGCCGACGGCGGTGCGGGCGCGGTTCTTCCCCGGTGAAGCGCGTGATGATCTGGCCGATCCGCGCGATGAAGCGGCGCGGCTCTTGCCGCAAATCCTCGCCTAA
- a CDS encoding trimethylamine methyltransferase family protein, with protein MARRARPNRSHSTALGAAPPSPHIRRTLPFFDVLDDEQIEKLERQVDWLLENVGIAFRDDPEALEVWQQAGITPDGDRIRADAKWIRALCAKAPRHFIQHARNPDRSVVIGDGNQVFAPIYGAPFVRDLENGRRYGTMADLENLIKLSYLHPNLHHTGLVIVEPCDVAVSHRHLDMLFLHMTCSDKPHLGAITEMSRAEDSVAMAEILHGADGLEERCVIMGNVNTNSPLLVDKVVTQAIRAYCGRGQGIVVVPFILSGAMGPVSTAASVAQAMAEAMICCAFAQLVRPGAPFVLGNFLSSMSLKSGAPTFGMPEPVISNYAIGQLARRAGLPLRCGGSLTASKIEDAQAAYESADSMHSTMLAGANFVLHAAGWLEGGLCTGYEKLIMDADRLGSYQKVLAQGLDCSDEAMARDAYDEVAPGGHFLGSGHTMRNYQTAFYEPALSNSENVESWEEAGSADMRMRANKRWKDMLAAYEAPPIDPAAKEALAAYVAKRKEEIPEAWY; from the coding sequence ATGGCCAGACGCGCCCGCCCGAACCGATCACATTCCACCGCGCTCGGTGCGGCGCCACCGTCACCCCATATCCGCCGTACCTTGCCCTTCTTTGATGTGCTTGACGACGAGCAGATCGAGAAGCTGGAACGGCAGGTGGACTGGCTTTTAGAAAATGTGGGCATCGCCTTCCGTGACGACCCTGAAGCACTGGAGGTCTGGCAGCAGGCCGGAATTACGCCGGATGGCGACCGAATCCGCGCTGATGCGAAATGGATCCGTGCGCTCTGCGCCAAAGCGCCGCGCCATTTCATCCAACACGCCCGCAACCCCGACCGCAGCGTGGTGATCGGGGATGGAAATCAGGTTTTCGCGCCGATCTATGGTGCGCCGTTTGTGCGCGATCTGGAAAATGGCCGCCGCTACGGAACGATGGCCGACCTCGAAAACCTGATCAAGCTTTCCTACCTGCACCCGAACCTGCACCACACGGGGCTAGTGATCGTCGAGCCATGTGATGTGGCGGTGAGCCATCGGCATCTGGACATGCTGTTCCTGCACATGACGTGCTCGGACAAGCCGCATCTGGGCGCTATCACGGAAATGAGCCGCGCGGAGGACAGCGTGGCGATGGCGGAAATCCTGCACGGCGCCGACGGGTTAGAGGAGCGCTGCGTGATCATGGGTAACGTCAATACCAACTCACCCCTGTTGGTGGATAAGGTGGTGACGCAAGCGATCCGCGCCTATTGCGGGCGGGGTCAAGGGATCGTGGTGGTTCCGTTCATCCTCTCAGGTGCGATGGGGCCGGTTTCCACTGCTGCGAGCGTGGCGCAAGCGATGGCGGAAGCGATGATCTGCTGTGCTTTTGCGCAGCTCGTGCGGCCGGGTGCGCCGTTTGTACTGGGGAACTTCCTCTCATCCATGTCGCTCAAATCGGGCGCACCGACCTTTGGCATGCCGGAGCCGGTGATCTCGAACTACGCGATCGGGCAACTTGCGCGGCGGGCGGGCCTGCCCTTGCGCTGTGGTGGCTCGCTCACGGCCTCGAAAATTGAGGATGCGCAGGCGGCCTATGAAAGCGCGGATTCGATGCATTCCACCATGTTGGCGGGTGCGAATTTCGTCCTGCATGCGGCGGGGTGGCTGGAGGGGGGCCTTTGCACCGGATACGAAAAGCTGATCATGGATGCGGACAGGCTGGGCAGCTACCAAAAGGTGCTCGCGCAGGGGTTGGATTGCAGCGATGAGGCGATGGCGCGGGATGCCTATGATGAGGTCGCGCCGGGTGGGCATTTCCTTGGCTCCGGCCATACGATGCGCAATTATCAAACCGCTTTTTATGAGCCTGCACTGAGCAACAGCGAAAACGTGGAAAGCTGGGAGGAAGCCGGCAGCGCCGATATGCGGATGCGGGCCAATAAACGCTGGAAGGACATGCTGGCCGCTTATGAAGCGCCGCCAATAGACCCCGCGGCCAAGGAAGCGCTGGCGGCTTATGTGGCCAAGCGCAAGGAAGAAATCCCCGAAGCCTGGTACTAG
- a CDS encoding CvpA family protein has product MEGFTIIDGVVAIIVIVSALLAYSRGFMRELLAIAGWGGAAIVAFLYADLAQPLVKQVPVLGSFIGDSCELSIIAAFAGVFAIALVIFSIFTPLFSSLVQRSALSGLDQGAGFLFGVVRALILVAVGFFVYETILETQDFAMIDDSRAAVIFGQFTDRIAEQNPEAALGWITTQYEQLVGVCSAF; this is encoded by the coding sequence ATGGAAGGTTTCACCATAATTGACGGGGTTGTTGCGATCATTGTGATCGTTTCGGCGCTGCTGGCCTATTCCCGCGGGTTCATGCGCGAATTGCTGGCGATTGCAGGTTGGGGCGGTGCGGCCATTGTGGCGTTTCTTTACGCCGATCTTGCGCAACCGCTGGTCAAGCAGGTGCCGGTATTGGGTTCCTTCATCGGTGACAGTTGTGAATTGTCGATCATCGCCGCATTCGCGGGCGTGTTTGCCATCGCTTTGGTGATCTTCTCTATCTTCACGCCGCTTTTCTCGTCGCTCGTGCAGCGCTCAGCGCTCAGCGGGCTGGATCAAGGCGCGGGCTTCTTGTTCGGGGTGGTACGGGCGCTGATCCTCGTCGCGGTTGGCTTTTTCGTCTATGAGACGATTTTGGAGACGCAGGACTTTGCCATGATCGACGACAGCCGCGCGGCTGTGATCTTTGGCCAATTCACCGACCGCATCGCCGAACAAAATCCAGAAGCGGCTTTGGGCTGGATCACCACCCAATACGAGCAACTGGTCGGTGTTTGCAGCGCGTTCTAG
- a CDS encoding LysE family translocator encodes MPIELLTALMGFAFVSSITPGPNNMMLMASGANFGVRRTVPHMMGVGLGHSFMIVVLGAGLVQVFETYPLTLTVMKWVSVGYLLYLSWKIANAAPKAPDAPETGGQPFTFLQAAAFQWVNPKGWFMALTAISAYTGNQTMREVVIVAVVFVCTNIPSISFWTVLGQQMRKFLTSPVRLRTFNIVMALLLVATLIPILRGH; translated from the coding sequence ATGCCGATAGAATTGCTGACCGCACTGATGGGCTTTGCTTTTGTCAGTTCCATCACGCCCGGGCCAAACAACATGATGCTGATGGCATCGGGGGCGAATTTTGGCGTGCGCCGGACCGTGCCGCATATGATGGGCGTGGGGCTTGGGCATTCGTTCATGATCGTGGTGCTGGGTGCGGGGCTGGTGCAGGTCTTCGAGACATACCCGCTGACGCTGACCGTGATGAAATGGGTATCGGTCGGGTATCTGCTGTACCTGTCATGGAAAATCGCCAATGCCGCGCCAAAAGCACCGGATGCGCCTGAAACCGGCGGGCAGCCGTTCACCTTCCTACAAGCTGCGGCGTTTCAGTGGGTGAATCCGAAGGGGTGGTTCATGGCATTGACGGCGATCAGTGCTTACACCGGCAACCAGACGATGCGGGAAGTGGTGATTGTGGCGGTGGTTTTTGTCTGCACCAACATCCCTTCGATCAGCTTCTGGACCGTGCTCGGGCAGCAGATGCGGAAGTTCCTGACATCGCCGGTACGGCTGAGGACATTTAACATCGTGATGGCGCTATTGTTGGTGGCGACACTGATCCCGATTTTGCGCGGACATTAG
- the purF gene encoding amidophosphoribosyltransferase, translating into MPPAHPFDDDKLREECGVFGAIGVSDAANFIALGLHALQHRGQEAGGIVTYDPESGFNSARRMGYVRDNFTSHEVMQTLPGSLGIGHVRYSTAGSKGQTAIRDVQPFFGEFAMGGAAIAHNGNITNADALRRELIERGSIFQSSSDSECIIHLMARSMGRNIPDRMEEALRKVEGAFSVVAMTRTKLIGVRDPLGVRPLVLGKVGDGWALASETCALDIIGAEFVREIEPGEMVVINAEKGVQSHFPFRPQKSRFCIFEHVYFSRPDSILGGRSVYETRENIGRELAKEAPVDADVVCPVPDSGTPAAIGYSLQSGIPYAMGIIRNQYMGRTFIEPTEQIRNMGVRLKLNVNRALIRGKRVILVDDSVVRGTTSRKIKEMILDAGAAEVHFRIASPPTAWPCFYGVDTPQREKLLAATMSEEEMTKHLGVNSLKFISLDGLYRAVGEAGGRDPKAPRYCDACFSGEYPVAPSDMIEKGFELKAVG; encoded by the coding sequence ATGCCGCCCGCCCATCCCTTCGACGATGATAAACTCAGAGAGGAATGCGGCGTTTTCGGCGCAATCGGTGTCTCTGACGCAGCCAACTTCATCGCCCTTGGCCTGCATGCCTTGCAGCACCGTGGGCAAGAAGCTGGCGGGATCGTTACCTATGATCCGGAGAGCGGATTTAACTCCGCGCGGCGCATGGGCTATGTGCGCGACAACTTCACCAGTCATGAGGTGATGCAGACCCTGCCGGGGAGCCTTGGTATCGGGCATGTGCGCTACTCCACCGCCGGATCAAAGGGGCAGACAGCGATCCGCGATGTGCAGCCGTTTTTCGGCGAGTTTGCGATGGGTGGCGCGGCGATCGCGCATAATGGCAACATCACCAATGCGGACGCACTGCGCCGTGAGCTGATCGAGCGCGGCTCGATCTTCCAGTCCTCGTCAGATAGCGAATGCATCATTCACCTGATGGCGCGGTCGATGGGGCGGAATATCCCCGACCGGATGGAAGAAGCGCTGCGCAAGGTCGAAGGCGCGTTCTCCGTCGTAGCGATGACCCGCACCAAGCTGATCGGCGTGCGCGACCCGCTGGGCGTGCGGCCGCTGGTGCTGGGCAAAGTGGGTGACGGATGGGCGCTGGCATCGGAAACCTGTGCGCTCGACATCATCGGTGCCGAATTCGTGCGCGAGATCGAACCGGGCGAGATGGTGGTGATCAACGCCGAAAAAGGTGTGCAGAGCCATTTCCCCTTCCGCCCGCAGAAATCGCGTTTCTGCATCTTTGAGCATGTCTATTTCTCCCGCCCCGACTCGATCCTCGGCGGGCGTTCGGTTTATGAAACGCGCGAAAACATCGGGCGCGAGTTGGCGAAAGAAGCGCCGGTTGACGCGGATGTGGTCTGCCCCGTGCCGGACAGCGGCACACCTGCCGCGATTGGCTATAGCCTGCAATCGGGCATCCCCTACGCGATGGGGATTATCCGCAACCAATACATGGGCCGAACCTTCATCGAACCGACCGAGCAGATCCGCAATATGGGTGTGCGCCTGAAGCTGAACGTCAACCGTGCGCTGATCCGTGGCAAGCGGGTGATCCTCGTGGATGACTCGGTGGTGCGCGGCACGACCAGCCGCAAGATCAAGGAAATGATCCTTGATGCCGGTGCGGCGGAGGTGCATTTCCGCATTGCGTCACCGCCGACGGCTTGGCCGTGCTTCTATGGCGTGGACACGCCGCAGCGCGAGAAGCTCCTTGCCGCGACGATGAGCGAAGAGGAAATGACCAAGCATCTGGGTGTGAACAGTTTGAAGTTCATCTCGCTCGACGGGTTGTACCGTGCGGTGGGCGAGGCTGGTGGCCGCGACCCGAAAGCGCCGCGCTACTGTGATGCTTGTTTCTCGGGTGAATATCCGGTTGCGCCGAGCGATATGATTGAGAAGGGATTCGAGCTGAAAGCCGTGGGATAA
- the radA gene encoding DNA repair protein RadA — MAKDLNYSCTACGATYSKWSGKCDGCGAWNSIIEDQPLAAGPAAKSLGAKRGRSVALTDLATEEPEPPRTLAGVEELDRVLGGGLVKASALLLGGDPGIGKSTLLLQAAARFARNGLKVIYFSGEESVSQVQMRARRLGLTKSPVQLASATNLRDILTTLDSEKPDLAIIDSIQTMWADNVESAPGSVSQVRACAHELTSFAKRQGIAIVMVGHVTKEGAIAGPRVVEHMVDTVLYFEGERGHQFRLLRAVKNRFGPADEIGVFEMTGKGLVEVKNPSALFLSERGKPAPGSVVFAGIEGSRPMLCEFQALVAPSPTAQPRRSVVGWDGGRLAMILAVLDARCGVSFAGLDVYLNVAGGLRISDPAADLAVAAALVSAREDATVPPDSVIMGEISLSGGLRPGSQTENRLKEAQKLGFSSAILPQLRKEVTGAGLSLRQMEDLPGFVEEVFGPGPRAAQE; from the coding sequence ATGGCAAAAGACCTGAATTACTCCTGTACGGCCTGCGGCGCGACCTATTCGAAATGGTCGGGCAAGTGCGATGGCTGTGGGGCGTGGAACTCCATCATCGAAGATCAGCCGCTTGCCGCCGGGCCAGCCGCGAAATCGCTTGGCGCGAAGCGCGGGCGCAGTGTGGCGCTGACCGATCTGGCGACCGAAGAACCGGAACCGCCCCGCACGCTGGCGGGGGTCGAGGAGCTGGACCGCGTGCTGGGCGGCGGATTGGTGAAGGCATCGGCGTTGTTGCTGGGCGGCGATCCCGGAATCGGGAAATCGACGCTGCTGCTGCAAGCGGCGGCGCGGTTTGCGCGCAACGGGCTGAAGGTGATCTATTTCTCGGGCGAGGAATCGGTGAGCCAAGTGCAGATGCGGGCGCGGCGGCTGGGACTGACGAAAAGCCCCGTGCAATTGGCCTCGGCCACCAATCTGCGGGACATCCTCACCACGCTCGACAGCGAAAAACCTGACCTCGCGATCATCGACTCGATCCAAACGATGTGGGCCGACAATGTGGAAAGCGCGCCCGGCTCGGTGAGCCAAGTGCGGGCCTGCGCCCATGAGCTGACCAGTTTTGCCAAGCGGCAGGGTATTGCGATTGTCATGGTCGGGCATGTGACCAAGGAAGGCGCGATTGCGGGGCCGCGGGTGGTGGAGCATATGGTTGATACCGTGCTCTATTTCGAAGGCGAACGGGGCCATCAATTCCGCCTCTTGCGCGCGGTGAAGAACCGCTTTGGCCCCGCTGACGAGATCGGCGTGTTCGAGATGACCGGAAAAGGCTTGGTCGAGGTCAAGAATCCCTCTGCGCTGTTCCTGTCCGAGCGCGGCAAGCCCGCGCCGGGATCGGTGGTGTTTGCAGGGATCGAAGGCAGCCGCCCGATGTTGTGCGAATTTCAGGCGCTGGTCGCCCCCTCGCCCACCGCGCAACCGCGCCGCTCAGTCGTCGGCTGGGATGGCGGGCGCTTGGCGATGATCCTCGCCGTGCTGGATGCACGCTGCGGGGTCAGCTTTGCGGGGCTGGATGTTTACCTCAATGTGGCGGGCGGGCTGCGCATCTCCGATCCGGCAGCAGATTTGGCCGTCGCGGCGGCGCTGGTTTCGGCCAGAGAGGATGCCACGGTGCCGCCAGATTCGGTCATTATGGGTGAAATATCGCTCTCGGGAGGGCTTAGACCAGGCTCACAGACGGAAAACCGGTTGAAAGAAGCCCAAAAACTTGGTTTTTCCTCTGCAATCCTTCCGCAACTTCGCAAAGAGGTTACGGGAGCCGGGCTTTCTCTCCGCCAGATGGAGGACCTTCCGGGCTTTGTGGAAGAGGTTTTCGGCCCCGGACCGAGGGCGGCGCAAGAATAG